The Kaistella daneshvariae genomic sequence CGTAGGTTATTGAACTTGAAATATTGGTTACCGGATTTACGCGTAAACCGGCGAGTTTCATTTCGTCCTGGTTTAACTCGTCTAAAGATTTATAGGTTGGGCGGTAGGAAAAAACCATCCACTCGCGCTTGCTGTCCATCATTACTGAAGGTGCGCGCTCATAATCTGCAAGTTTTAAAATTTCCGCAGAAGGTTTTTGGTATGAAATGTTTTCCTGCGCGCTCGCAAAACCTATGAAAAGGAGCGCTACCGTAATTAGAGTTTTTCTCATGAATACTTTTTTCTCAAAACTATTAAAAATTAGTGTTATTTACAACATATAAAACGGCATAAAAAAACCAACTGTAAAAGTTGGTCTAAATATTTAAAATCAAAAAAAAATAGAGTTTTACCAGGCAGAATCCCGGCGGCTCGAAATCATTCGGTCCACCGAAAAATACCTTGGACCAAAAGTGAAAATCAGGGCGAAAATGGTGAAATATAAAAGACTAGTTTCGCGTACGCTGAACGGATCGGAAAAATGAACTACAAATGCCGCGATAAACATAACCGAAGCCAAAACCAGCGCCGCACCGCGCGTAAAAAGTCCAATAATCAGTAAAAACGAGCAAATAAGCTCGATAATTATTGCTAAAATTAAAGTCGCCTTCATTCCAATTCCGAGAAAGTTGAAAAACTGTATTTCCTTATCACCTAAAAGTAGCATCAGTTTCGGCAAGCCGTGAAGCATGATCATCGAAATACCCGCAAAAATACGGGCAAACAGCATGATGATATTATTGATTTCTGGATTGTCCTTAACAGAAGTAAAATAGCTCATTGAAGTATTTTTAGTGATAAAAATTTTAAAAAGAGACTAAATTAAGAAATATTTCCTACAACTGCTACCTATAGCCAAAATTCTTTAAATCTCGGTCGTTTTTGCGCCAGTCTTTTTTCACCTTTACAAAAAGATTCAGGTGAATTTTTTTGTCGAAGAATTTTTCTAAATCAAGCCGTGCTTCTGTACCCACTTTTTTTATCGCATCACCTTTGTGACCGATGATAATTCCTTTCTGAGTATCTCTTTCAACATAAATTACCGCATCGATGAAGATAATTCCTTCTTTTTCTTTAAACATTTCCGTCACCACTTCCACGGAATACGGAATTTCTTTTTCGTAATTCAATAATATTTTTTCGCGAATTGCTTCGTTAACAAAAAAGCGTTCAGGTTTATCTGTATATTGCGTTTTGTCGTAATACGGAGGGTTTTCCGGCAATAATGACTTCAATTTTGGTAAAATAACGTCGGTATTAAAGCCAGTCAGGGCGGAAATCGGCAAAATTTCCGCTTTCGGAATTCTTTCATGCCATTCCTCCATTACTTTTTCGAGATCGGTTTGGTTGGAAGCATCAATTTTATTCACCAAAATTAAAACCGGCACCGGAATTTTAT encodes the following:
- a CDS encoding DoxX family protein, whose translation is MSYFTSVKDNPEINNIIMLFARIFAGISMIMLHGLPKLMLLLGDKEIQFFNFLGIGMKATLILAIIIELICSFLLIIGLFTRGAALVLASVMFIAAFVVHFSDPFSVRETSLLYFTIFALIFTFGPRYFSVDRMISSRRDSAW
- the era gene encoding GTPase Era, with amino-acid sequence MSAHKAGFVNIVGKPNAGKSTLLNQLMGEKLAIVTQKAQTTRHRIFGIYNEDDLQIVFSDTPGVLDPKYGLQEKMMDFVKDSLQDADVFLFIVDITDRAEPSEFLIEKLNKIPVPVLILVNKIDASNQTDLEKVMEEWHERIPKAEILPISALTGFNTDVILPKLKSLLPENPPYYDKTQYTDKPERFFVNEAIREKILLNYEKEIPYSVEVVTEMFKEKEGIIFIDAVIYVERDTQKGIIIGHKGDAIKKVGTEARLDLEKFFDKKIHLNLFVKVKKDWRKNDRDLKNFGYR